In Meles meles chromosome 13, mMelMel3.1 paternal haplotype, whole genome shotgun sequence, the DNA window GGCTGCCCAGCACAAAATGGGGAAAGCCCGGTGTGGAGGGGGGCACCCTAGCCCTGGAGCCCTGTCCTTGGCTCCATCATggatgggaggagaggaaagtctttctgcctctgggcctcagctCCTCACTTCTCTCACGGTGACCTTGGTTTTTTTCTGGAACAGGTCCTCCTAAGTGGACCTGACATCATGTTTGAGGGAAGGTTCTTGGTGCTGCCCAGTGTCAGACCATCAATCATTGAGTTTGGACTCCAACTACACATCATCATTTCTTTAGTGAGCCACCGAGGCAGAGACCAGCACCCTGGCTAAGGTCCAGACAGGTGACTTTCTTTAGGGCTTTATGATCAGGACCAGAATGTTCCCTGTGTGGTCACCGTGGGAGAGCACAGGCCCTGGGTCGGGCATAATCCTGCAAATGCGCACACACATTCACATCCTCACATGTTCTCACCTGCACCATGCTCACACTCATGCTTGCACACTCACACAGCACAGGGTTATGAGGGCAGGACCCGGCTCACTGAAGACACGAGGGCAGTATAGTTCCAGTGTCCTGGGCTGAAGGGTACATGTATGTCTGGCCTGGAGGGGAAAGGGGTAGGGGGTCCATGGAAAGCAGACATAGAGACCCACTCATTTGCTATTGCCACCCCGGGCATTGCCCCGCTGCTGAGCCCCGTGGCTGCGGACACCTGTGGGTCTGAGCGCCAAGCCCCATGTCTTACCCACTGTGAGCATGGCCTCCTCCAAGGAGCCATGGGTCTCACTCTGGATGGTGTCCTCAATGCTCTTGCCGGCAATTTTCTCATATTCCTCAAACACTGCAGAGAGACATCTTCTCTTGTGGGATGTGCAGATCTCAGGGCGACGCCTCCAGCATCTCAGATCCGAGACTGCACATCCATGTGTCACCCCGGACCTCCCCTTGGTTGCCAGGGAAAGGGTCCAAGTCTCCCTGGCTCTCTCCCCAGCATCACTACTGGATGAGGATGTACACTGGATGGCCCACGTGAAGGGACGGGCTGTGTGGCCAGGACCCTCTGCTGGAGCCCGACATTGTCTCCCCCACCCCGGTACCTCTCATCAGGTGTGTGGCACTGCGCGTGCACAGGATGGTGATGAATTTCATCTCATCCGTCCCGTGAATCTTCTCACCCGCCGCATACAGATCCTAGCATTGGGGCAGCCACGAGAAGCCAGTGAAGGAGAGCAAGGAGGTGAGGGTCAGCCCCCATCTACCTACCAGGTCAGCATTCTCTTCTCTTGCTATCCCTGAGAGGTTAAAATCCCTTCTGGGTACGGGGCCAGAAGCTGCTCTGGGaactcccctgcctccccctggaGTTTTGCTCTGCCTCTGAGCATCTCTAGCACTCTGCCAGCAGACCGAAGTATAGTGATCCAAATAGTCCCGTCTGGTCCCCAGATTCGTGGGCTGTTCCTGCTAGAACAGAGCTTCAGTGGAGCCCTCCCAAGTCACTCCCCTCCCTGTTCCTGACTCTCCCCAAACActctcagtttccttctggaaCCCCACAGGGTAAAGGTCTGCAGAGAGCTGAGCTGGGTCCCAGCCTAGCTTAGTGTCAAAGAAAGCCCACATGGACAGAGGGGCTGTGTAGGGCTTCCAGGCCTCAGCCCCCAGTGGATGGGGCAGGTGGCCCACGGGGCAGTAGCTGCTGAGAGTGTATGTACGTAGCCTCACCTGTGCATCTTGGACGGCCTGTCCTGGGTCCACAAAGCCACTCACATCATCCCTGCTGCCCTAGGAACAGAAGGGGAGGCATGTAAGGCAGGCTAGCCCAGCAGAACGACTGCGGCAGAGGGGAAAGCCGGGCGGGAGGGCAAGCAGGGCTCTACTGCTTTTTGGCCATGGGGACTTTAGCAGGTTAGTTACCCTCTCCAGGGCCAGATTTTGTCATCTATAAAGTGACAGTAGTAAGGGCTGCCTCGTAGGGAGCGGGAGCTGAAGTGAGCAGAGTGCCAGGCATGGGGCATGGTGGGTAGGACCTGCTGGGTGACAGGGTAGTCTCCTCCCGGTTCTGGGGTGCCCCCTTGTGGCTGGGTCCATGACATGCGGCGGTGAGAATCCTCCAGCCACGCTGGGAGGTATCCAAGGAGCCCGGTCCCTGGCGCTCTACCCAGGCCCtgacctcaccccaccccagcaGCTCTCCCCAAGAACTGGTTCTCAGAGCCCAGCTGTTGGGGTCCTTCAGGCAAGGTGCTCCCAGAAGCCTGGGCTCTGATACCTGTAGGAGGCACACCAGGATCCTTTCCAGGTAGCCGCTGGTGTCTCCTTGGATGTCTTCCTCCAGGCTGGACCCATAGTCTGCGGGGGTAACAGGACCATGAGGCATGGACTgacttccctcctcccagcccggGTTTCCCACACTTCTCCCAGTTCAAGCCGTCTGGTAGGGATGAGTCATCGGAGTGGACACACTGCCCGGGGGTCTGTGTGGCAGGGGCTCCACCACCTGGCGGTCATTCAGAAGGAGAACGTAACACAGGCTGCCAGCGTAGATCGAGGCACAGAGTGAAGTCAGGTTGAGTGCCCCGTGGGGGACGACGGAGCTCACTTTGTTTGTGGTTTGGCAAAGTCGGAACCTTCAGGCAGATTGTCTGTCGGGCAGACCACATGGAGGCCAGGCTGGCCTCTGGTCACCTTGCATTTGTAGGCTCCACGACAGACTGTGGTCTGCAGCCCGCACTGCAGCAGGGCCCTGCATGGTCCCCAGGGGCAACATGTGCCTGGCCAGGAAGAAGCCAATCCCATCCAGGGCTGACACAGCCCGGGACCCACAGTGCCATGCCCTCGAGGAGCAGAGAGTTTAGGGGTACatgtccctccccctgcagcctgTGGGCTTCAGGGGCCATAAAGACCATCCTGTGGTctgggcacacagcaggtgctcagcacCCATGTGTAGAAAGGCCCAGAAAGGGTCTCTTCCAGTGAAGGCCCAGGGCACTGCTTGTCCCTCACCCCCTCTCAGGCTGCCAAAGCTTGTGGCCATTCCCAAGCAAGCCCTTATGCCCAGGCCCCGTGTCCTCCCTTACCCTCCTCATAGGCCTTCATTATCTCCCGCAGCTGGTTCTTGGTCCGAGAAGCCAGGATTTCAATGATGACACCCTCTTTGGTCCCCAAGCCCTGTGGACAAAAACCTCTGTCTGCTGGAGAGCTCAGCCAGGCTTGTCTGCTCTGTCCCTACCCTCCTCTGTCAAGAGGCGAGAGGAAGAGCCTCAGGAAGAACTGGTCAGTGCGCCGCCGCCCTCTGATGGGGGCTTCTGCTGGAGGGTGTTACTGGGGGAAGTCGCCTGCGTTTGTCTCCAGGGGCAGatcctgggggcaggggaggcaacGGGAGAGTTCTGGCTCAGCTCTGCCCTCCATGCTGGGTGGTCTCTAGCACGTGACTCCACCTCGCCAAGCCTAGGGGTCCTCATCAGTCCTCACGGGTAAAGAGCTGGCCCAGTCCAAAGTGGATTGGAGAGAACAGGTGGGAAAGGCCAGGCGTGCACACCCAGTGAGTGTCCTTTCAATGGAGATGATTATAGTTGCTGGGCCCTGACGCCCTCTTCATTCTCTGAGAGTGCTAAAGGAGCCATGGGAGTCATAAGAGATGACTGCAGGAAGAGGACGGAGAAGAGTCTGCAGAGGTCGACCTGTCATTCCTGCACACCTGGGGTGGCCCTGTCCTGAGAAGTGCTGATTCTGGCTTCCTGGTGGCTGCATGACGGCAGAAGCCGGCCCGTCTGGGCAGCAGGCTACAGGCTTCCCGGGCTGGGCCGTTCCAAAGGGTGGTTCACCGGGAGCTTGGAGGTCCCAGTGCCAGGCTGTCTTGGGGAACGCGTTCCCAGCTGTGGCCCCAGTCAGTTCTTGTAACatttctgccctccccccagctaCCTTCATGGCATCGTGCAGCTCCTTGGCTTCAAATCTGTATGGAGGGTACATGAGGGCCACAATGAGCCTCTCGAACTTGCCACTCAGCTCCGACTGCAAGGTCTCGGTGAGATCCTAaagtgagaagaaggaagagcaaTGATCTGGACATTGTGCCACCCCAAGGGCAGGCAGCTGGTGGCAGCCAGTCCTGGAGGGTCCGCAGGGCCTTTTGCGGGCTCTACCTTGAGCGGGAGCTGGAGTTTCCGGGGCCAGCAGTGCAGCTTCTGTGAGCAGCATTACCTTTCCTGGTGAACTGGAGACAGTGAGACTCCCGCCTTATACCACTGCTTAGGGGACCGGTGGAGAGATGTGCGTGGCTCGACTCAGCTCTCACGGCCATGCTGGGCACATTATAAGCCCGAAATATGTGTTTGTCATTGCTCACCATCAAATCCCGTCATAGCCCGTGGGCACTCAGTAAATTcaggaatgaatgaaggaatccATTTCATGTGGCTCTGCTTCTGAGGGCACCAGTCTCCGCAAGGAGCCACAAGGCCACACCCTGCTGATCTGCACAGTACAGCCAAGGACCAAGGGCCTTGCTggacctggatttaaatcccaaccTTGTTGCTTATAGGCTCTGGGATCTTGGGCAGTTACTCTTAGAGCTTATTCTTAGTACATcaatttccctaatgatgaatgTAGGAAATAATGCACAGT includes these proteins:
- the LOC123955292 gene encoding annexin A8; translated protein: MAWWKAWVEQEGITVKGSPHFNPDPDAETLYKAMKGIGTNEQAIIDVLTKRSNTQRQQIAKSFKAQFGKDLTETLQSELSGKFERLIVALMYPPYRFEAKELHDAMKGLGTKEGVIIEILASRTKNQLREIMKAYEEDYGSSLEEDIQGDTSGYLERILVCLLQGSRDDVSGFVDPGQAVQDAQDLYAAGEKIHGTDEMKFITILCTRSATHLMRVFEEYEKIAGKSIEDTIQSETHGSLEEAMLTVVKCTRNLHSYFAERLYYALKGAGTRDGTLIRNIVSRSEIDLNLIKCQFTKMYGKTLSSMIVGDTSGDYKNALLNLVGSDS